One Caretta caretta isolate rCarCar2 chromosome 6, rCarCar1.hap1, whole genome shotgun sequence genomic region harbors:
- the LOC142072361 gene encoding uncharacterized protein LOC142072361 → MQSSSAQVTMMESQNRKRAPAWTERDVRDVIAVWGEESVLSELRSSFRNAKTFVKISQGMKDRGHNRDTKQCRVKLKELRQAYQKTREANSRSGSEPQTCRFYDELHAILGGSATTTPAVLFDSFNGDGGNTEVGFGDEEDDDEEEVVDSSQQASGETGFPDSRELFLTLDLEPVPPEPTQGCLLDPAGGEGTSAACVSMITGSSPSQRLVKLRKKKKRTRDEMFSELMLSSHTDRAQTNAWRQIMSECRKAQNDREERWRDEESKWRAEDRAEAQMWRQRDERRQDSMLRLLQDQTSMLQCMVELQQRQMEHRLPLLPLCNQPPSSPSSIVSTSRRPRTRWGGLRPTSHSTTEDCPKKRRLSFNKF, encoded by the exons atgcagagctcatcagcacaggtgaccatgatggagtcccagaatcgcaaaagagctccagcatggaccgaacgggacgTACGGGAtgtgatcgctgtttggggagaggaatccgtgctatcagaactccgttccagttttcgaaatgccaaaacctttgtcaaaatctcccagggcatgaaggacagaggccataacagggacacgaagcagtgccgcgtgaaactgaaggagctgaggcaagcctaccagaaaaccagagaggcgaacagccgctctgggtcagagccccaaacatgccgcttttatgatgagctgcatgccattttagggggttcagccaccactaccccagccgtgttgtttgactccttcaatggagatggaggcaatacggaagtaggttttggggacgaagaagatgatgatgaggaggaggttgtagatagctcacagcaagcaagcggagaaaccggttttcctgacagccgggaactgtttctcaccctagacctggagccagtaccccccgaacccacccaaggctgcctcctggacccagcaggcggagaagggacctctg ctgcatgtgtttcaatgatcacaggatcttctccttcccagaggctagtgaagcttagaaagaaaaaaaaacgcactcgcgatgaaatgttctccgagctcatgctgtcctcccacactgacagagcacagacgaatgcatggaggcaaataatgtcagagtgcaggaaagcacaaaatgaccgggaggagaggtggagggatgaagagagtaagtggcgggctgaagacagggctgaagctcaaatgtggcggcagcgtgatgagaggaggcaggattcaatgctgaggctgctgcaggaccaaaccagtatgctccagtgtatggttgagctgcagcaaaggcagatggagcacagactgccactgctgcccctctgtaaccaaccgccctcctccccaagttccatagtctccacatccagacgcccaagaacgcggtgggggggcctccggccaaccagccactccaccacagaggattgcccaaaaaaaagaaggctgtcattcaataaattttaa